One part of the Paracoccus sp. MBLB3053 genome encodes these proteins:
- a CDS encoding helix-turn-helix transcriptional regulator, with product MTEEIWRLPRVIATVGMGRSWIYWAVGAGRFPSPLRLGARAVGWKRSEVEAWVNNRTRGGL from the coding sequence ATGACCGAAGAAATCTGGCGGCTTCCGCGCGTCATCGCGACGGTGGGGATGGGACGGAGCTGGATCTACTGGGCCGTCGGCGCTGGGCGCTTCCCGTCGCCCCTGCGTCTAGGCGCCCGCGCCGTGGGCTGGAAGCGCAGCGAGGTTGAAGCCTGGGTCAACAACCGTACGCGGGGAGGCCTGTAG
- a CDS encoding DUF6602 domain-containing protein gives MDGRRLQGFWNQEVLALLAVYRQFETLLPSPHFEGAEHRGEDGRYVEALLRNYLQKYLPKDLEVLTGFILRPAVKTGKNTRNRKNEADQHSTQLDIIVYDTGTYPVFQRMGETAIVPPEGVIAVLSVKKTLRDADLSAECRALATAGHICRSDEGQPEDRRRGPFLALVGAGSQFADKLVAKETKIFQKLQDLYADRSKFDDMVGFIGDLSGWYVFKARPTTSPTADSGVARYFYLSLEKDELHHSFQFLISGILSVYYDDTRRNVKRPGYTAFPAMPAQKLGGIPFKGLR, from the coding sequence ATGGACGGACGGAGGCTCCAAGGTTTCTGGAATCAGGAAGTTCTGGCGCTCCTTGCGGTGTACCGACAATTCGAAACTCTACTGCCTAGCCCTCACTTTGAAGGCGCGGAGCATCGCGGCGAGGATGGCCGCTACGTGGAAGCCTTGCTCCGCAATTACCTGCAAAAATATCTTCCCAAGGATCTCGAAGTGCTCACTGGCTTTATTTTGCGGCCGGCAGTTAAGACAGGCAAGAACACGCGCAACAGGAAGAACGAAGCGGACCAGCATTCGACTCAACTGGATATTATTGTGTATGACACCGGCACCTACCCGGTTTTTCAGAGGATGGGTGAGACGGCAATCGTGCCGCCTGAGGGCGTCATTGCTGTACTGTCGGTAAAGAAAACGCTGCGCGATGCAGATTTATCAGCCGAATGTAGGGCCTTGGCAACCGCAGGCCATATCTGCCGCTCGGATGAAGGCCAGCCAGAGGATCGCCGTCGCGGTCCATTTCTTGCCCTGGTGGGTGCGGGCTCGCAATTTGCTGACAAATTAGTGGCAAAGGAAACGAAGATTTTCCAGAAGCTACAAGATCTTTACGCCGACAGGTCCAAGTTCGATGATATGGTCGGCTTCATCGGCGATCTTTCGGGTTGGTATGTCTTCAAAGCCCGCCCAACAACGAGTCCTACAGCCGACAGCGGCGTGGCAAGATATTTTTACCTGTCACTTGAGAAAGATGAGTTGCATCACAGCTTTCAGTTTCTCATCTCCGGCATTTTATCTGTCTATTACGACGACACTCGGCGAAACGTGAAAAGGCCCGGATATACAGCATTCCCGGCCATGCCAGCTCAAAAACTTGGCGGCATCCCTTTCAAAGGGCTTCGGTAA
- a CDS encoding TrlF family AAA-like ATPase: protein MLSSGSRWLRWEPHIHAPGTVLNDQFKGADSWEEYLEKIEAATPCIRALGVTDYYLLDTYEKVSAAKANDGRLSNVDLIFPNIELRLGLGTIKGNWVNCHLLVSPEDPDHVGAAQRFLQQLTFDAYDDRFTCTPADLTRLGMNVDASLSGRAALARGATQFKVNFEQLVEVYRAVGWANENILIAVAGSEHDGTSGLRGESEGALRAEVEKFAHIIFASSASQRDFWLGRKPSATPFDIRKRYGALKPCLHGSDAHETQRIGAPDGDRYSWVKGAAQFDTLRQAVIDPAGRAYVGLIPPTRATPSQVIASIGIQNATWAETPFLSLNPGLVAIIGARGSGKTALADAIAAGCDAASENLSAASFLVRAGDLLGGVSVELGWGSGDPSRRDMLDYTYDPERDGRFPRARYLSQKFVEELCSADRITDALLSEIERVIFEAHPDKDGTFSFAELLEMRASRHRLAREREEEAIETLSDEIGSEREKRLRVPSLKQQILQKEQLVKGLETDRGKLVVKGSEERAARLTEIVNAAEKVRSYLRFFVNQEASVLGLQDEVKAFRQNTAPEALRQTKASYVAARLDEGDWNAFLLEYHGNVDEALSAKLEKARKGTAAWRGVAPEPLFDRMQSYLDDGADPEKTPLAMLEAEAKRLQGLINVDTETASKFTALVRRIAEENAQIESLRTSLTDCEGAAERMRKLSGDRQDTYLRVFEAILAEEQVLRDLYQPLVDRLHTAEGTLRKLSFSATRRADVGRWAAMGEQLFDLRQAGDFKGKGSIAQWANRHMRAAWERGDVSAIGQALKLFTEAWQDELTAVAKVPANDAPAYRSWLMRFAKWLFSTDHIQIEYSIDYEGTDISKLSPGTRGIVLLLLYLALDDTDHRPLIIDQPEENLDPKSIFDELVSLFISAKTKRQVIMVTHNANLVINTDADQIIVATAGHHSPGELPPITYVTGGLEDSEIRRQVCDILEGGEAAFKERARRLRVRLQR, encoded by the coding sequence ATGCTTAGTTCAGGATCGCGATGGCTTCGTTGGGAGCCGCATATTCATGCCCCTGGCACCGTGCTTAATGACCAGTTCAAGGGCGCCGATTCCTGGGAGGAGTATCTCGAGAAGATAGAGGCTGCGACACCATGTATCCGAGCACTCGGTGTCACAGACTACTACCTCCTCGACACATACGAGAAAGTAAGTGCGGCGAAGGCCAACGATGGGCGCCTATCCAATGTCGACCTTATCTTTCCAAATATCGAGTTGCGGTTAGGCCTCGGCACCATCAAGGGCAATTGGGTGAATTGCCACCTTCTTGTCAGTCCTGAAGACCCCGACCACGTCGGCGCGGCGCAGCGGTTCCTGCAACAATTGACGTTCGATGCCTACGATGATCGTTTCACCTGCACCCCTGCTGACCTCACCCGCTTGGGCATGAATGTTGATGCGAGCTTGTCGGGCCGGGCTGCGCTTGCGCGCGGCGCGACACAGTTCAAGGTCAATTTCGAACAGCTGGTTGAAGTCTACCGGGCTGTCGGTTGGGCGAACGAAAACATTCTCATCGCAGTTGCCGGCAGCGAGCACGACGGGACGTCTGGTCTTCGGGGTGAGTCTGAAGGTGCGCTTCGCGCCGAAGTGGAAAAATTTGCCCATATCATCTTCGCCAGCAGCGCCAGCCAGCGTGACTTCTGGCTCGGTCGCAAGCCAAGCGCGACACCTTTCGATATCCGTAAGCGCTATGGTGCTCTGAAACCATGTCTTCACGGTAGCGATGCCCATGAGACACAGAGGATCGGCGCCCCAGATGGCGATCGCTACTCTTGGGTGAAGGGCGCGGCTCAGTTCGACACGTTGCGCCAGGCAGTAATTGATCCTGCGGGCCGCGCCTATGTCGGCCTGATACCCCCGACGCGGGCAACGCCCTCACAGGTCATCGCCTCGATCGGAATTCAAAATGCGACATGGGCAGAGACGCCATTCCTATCACTTAACCCAGGCTTGGTCGCGATCATCGGCGCACGCGGATCTGGTAAGACGGCATTGGCGGATGCGATTGCTGCCGGTTGCGATGCTGCATCGGAAAATCTCAGCGCCGCCTCTTTTCTCGTTCGTGCCGGTGACCTCTTGGGCGGGGTCAGTGTCGAGCTAGGTTGGGGTTCTGGCGATCCCTCCCGCCGCGATATGCTTGACTATACCTACGATCCCGAGCGGGATGGCCGCTTCCCGCGGGCTCGCTACCTGTCGCAAAAGTTCGTTGAAGAGCTCTGCTCGGCTGACCGTATCACCGACGCGTTGCTCTCCGAGATCGAGCGGGTTATTTTCGAAGCGCACCCCGACAAGGACGGCACCTTTAGTTTCGCCGAGCTTCTCGAGATGAGAGCCTCGCGGCATCGTCTTGCCCGCGAGCGTGAGGAGGAGGCGATAGAAACCCTATCAGATGAAATCGGTTCGGAGCGCGAAAAGCGGCTTCGCGTCCCAAGTCTGAAACAGCAGATCCTTCAAAAGGAACAGCTCGTGAAAGGCCTCGAGACCGATCGCGGCAAGCTGGTCGTCAAGGGGAGCGAGGAACGGGCAGCAAGGCTCACGGAGATCGTGAATGCCGCCGAGAAGGTCCGGTCATACCTTCGCTTCTTCGTCAATCAGGAGGCATCGGTTCTCGGCCTGCAAGATGAGGTGAAGGCTTTCCGTCAGAACACGGCACCCGAGGCCCTACGCCAAACCAAGGCAAGCTATGTGGCCGCCCGCCTCGATGAAGGTGACTGGAATGCGTTCCTTCTCGAATACCATGGAAATGTCGATGAAGCGCTGAGCGCGAAGTTAGAAAAGGCGCGCAAGGGGACGGCTGCATGGCGAGGGGTGGCACCGGAACCCTTGTTCGATCGAATGCAATCCTACCTCGACGACGGAGCCGATCCTGAAAAGACGCCGTTGGCCATGCTCGAAGCTGAGGCGAAGCGGCTACAAGGTCTCATCAATGTTGATACCGAGACGGCCAGCAAATTCACGGCTCTCGTAAGGCGGATAGCCGAGGAAAATGCACAGATTGAGTCGCTGCGGACATCGCTCACCGACTGCGAAGGTGCCGCGGAAAGGATGCGTAAACTCAGCGGTGATCGCCAGGACACTTACCTTCGCGTCTTCGAAGCGATCCTCGCCGAGGAGCAGGTTCTTCGAGATCTTTATCAACCGCTGGTGGATCGCTTGCACACCGCGGAAGGCACATTGCGGAAACTATCCTTTTCAGCGACACGCCGCGCCGATGTAGGAAGGTGGGCCGCAATGGGTGAGCAGCTGTTCGATCTTCGCCAGGCGGGCGATTTCAAAGGCAAGGGATCGATTGCACAATGGGCCAACCGGCATATGCGTGCCGCTTGGGAGAGAGGTGACGTCTCGGCGATTGGTCAGGCGCTCAAGCTCTTCACGGAAGCTTGGCAGGATGAGTTGACCGCTGTCGCGAAGGTTCCGGCCAATGACGCTCCGGCATATCGTAGCTGGCTGATGCGGTTTGCTAAATGGCTGTTCAGCACCGACCACATCCAGATCGAATATAGCATTGACTATGAAGGGACCGACATCAGCAAGCTGTCGCCCGGCACCCGCGGCATAGTTCTGCTTCTTCTTTACCTCGCGCTCGATGACACCGATCACCGCCCCCTAATTATCGACCAGCCCGAGGAGAACCTTGATCCGAAGTCGATTTTCGACGAACTGGTCAGCCTGTTCATATCCGCCAAGACGAAACGTCAGGTTATCATGGTTACGCACAACGCCAATCTGGTCATCAATACGGATGCTGATCAGATCATCGTTGCGACTGCCGGACATCATAGTCCCGGCGAATTGCCGCCGATCACGTATGTGACGGGCGGGCTCGAGGATTCAGAGATTCGCCGGCAGGTATGTGACATTCTGGAAGGGGGCGAGGCGGCGTTCAAGGAGCGTGCGCGCCGCTTACGTGTGCGGCTACAACGTTGA
- a CDS encoding Arm DNA-binding domain-containing protein — MGSGAVKSSGPGFHADGGGLYLSVKPGSKSWAFRYSEPGTGRRREMGLGSADTLPLAAARRKAAKLREQVAQGIDPLGKPPAPDKHGAGRGITFGQVFDSYYEANAPSWQNAKHRQQWQNSVGRIVFLKLDLDIVGIRRFKRDA; from the coding sequence TTGGGCAGCGGTGCCGTAAAATCATCGGGGCCTGGATTCCACGCCGATGGGGGCGGGCTTTACCTGAGCGTCAAGCCGGGGTCGAAAAGCTGGGCCTTCCGGTATTCCGAACCGGGCACGGGCCGCAGGCGCGAGATGGGACTTGGCAGCGCGGATACACTGCCACTGGCCGCAGCCCGCCGTAAGGCAGCAAAACTGCGCGAACAGGTCGCGCAGGGCATCGACCCCTTGGGCAAGCCCCCTGCCCCCGACAAGCACGGCGCTGGTCGGGGCATCACATTCGGGCAGGTCTTCGATTCGTATTACGAGGCCAACGCGCCTAGCTGGCAGAATGCCAAGCATCGGCAGCAGTGGCAGAACAGCGTGGGTAGGATCGTCTTCCTCAAGCTCGACCTCGATATCGTCGGCATTCGCCGGTTCAAGCGTGATGCGTGA
- a CDS encoding tyrosine-type recombinase/integrase, translated as MQETTTRRTGNRLTAALVRSPLEPGKYHDSGGMGLYLMVKPNGSRFWVQRIMIHGKRRELGLGSPPVVTLAKAREIALENKRSVRDGVDPLKARMEAEAIPTFAEAAHTVHKLHLPTWRNEKHGQQFISTLETYAFPRIGKMKVGDVSTADVLAVLAPIWNEKRETARRTKQRIGMVMKWAVAKGWRQDDPSMAITQALPKDKQEKVHRKALPYGEVATCMKVVESSGAGVSTKLAFRLLVLTASRSNEVRLARWGQVNWNAEGGPVWTRPADVMKAKKPHSIPLSKAGAEVLKLAKEISNSDDPDALIFPGTVKGKPLSDATLLKLVRENGYDIDIHGFRTSFRTWTQEKTTFPREVAEAALAHTIKDKAEAAYARSELMDKRRALGEAWAMYLAQESAKVVRIG; from the coding sequence TTGCAGGAAACCACAACCCGCAGGACCGGCAATAGGCTCACTGCCGCGCTTGTCCGCAGCCCGCTTGAGCCGGGCAAGTATCACGACAGTGGCGGCATGGGGCTTTACCTCATGGTCAAGCCGAACGGTTCGCGCTTCTGGGTGCAGCGGATCATGATCCACGGCAAGCGGCGCGAGCTTGGTCTCGGTAGCCCTCCGGTCGTGACATTGGCGAAGGCTCGAGAGATCGCGCTTGAGAACAAGCGGTCTGTGCGCGACGGGGTGGACCCGCTCAAGGCGCGCATGGAGGCCGAGGCGATCCCGACATTCGCCGAAGCCGCGCACACGGTCCACAAGCTTCACCTGCCGACATGGCGCAATGAGAAGCATGGCCAGCAGTTCATCTCGACGCTGGAGACCTACGCCTTCCCGCGCATCGGCAAGATGAAGGTCGGCGACGTGAGCACGGCTGACGTGCTGGCTGTCCTTGCCCCGATCTGGAACGAGAAGCGCGAGACGGCGCGGCGCACCAAGCAGCGCATCGGCATGGTGATGAAGTGGGCCGTCGCGAAGGGCTGGCGGCAAGACGACCCGTCGATGGCAATCACGCAGGCGCTGCCGAAGGATAAGCAAGAGAAGGTGCACCGCAAGGCGCTGCCGTATGGCGAAGTGGCGACCTGCATGAAGGTGGTCGAAAGCAGCGGGGCAGGGGTCTCGACAAAGCTGGCTTTCCGCCTGCTGGTGCTGACGGCTAGCCGATCGAATGAAGTCAGGCTAGCGCGATGGGGGCAGGTGAACTGGAACGCCGAGGGTGGCCCTGTCTGGACCCGGCCGGCTGACGTGATGAAGGCCAAGAAGCCGCACAGCATCCCTCTGTCGAAGGCCGGCGCCGAGGTGTTGAAGCTCGCCAAGGAGATCTCGAACAGCGACGATCCCGACGCGCTGATCTTCCCTGGAACCGTGAAGGGCAAGCCGCTCTCCGACGCCACGCTGCTCAAGCTGGTGCGCGAGAATGGTTATGACATCGACATTCACGGCTTCCGCACCTCCTTCCGAACGTGGACGCAGGAGAAGACCACCTTCCCCCGCGAGGTGGCCGAAGCGGCGCTGGCGCACACGATCAAGGACAAGGCCGAGGCGGCTTATGCCCGCTCGGAACTGATGGATAAGCGCCGCGCCTTGGGCGAGGCATGGGCAATGTATCTGGCGCAGGAGAGCGCCAAAGTCGTGAGGATTGGGTGA
- a CDS encoding helix-turn-helix transcriptional regulator — MSRRYIRRTEVEALTGLSRSTIYRMMDAGDFPKPVKLTRKAVGWPEDQVAEWLASRPVAA, encoded by the coding sequence ATGTCACGTCGCTATATCCGCCGTACCGAAGTCGAGGCCCTGACCGGCCTTAGCCGCTCGACAATTTATCGAATGATGGATGCGGGCGATTTCCCGAAGCCCGTCAAGCTCACCCGCAAAGCCGTTGGCTGGCCTGAAGATCAGGTTGCCGAATGGCTGGCCTCGCGCCCTGTCGCAGCGTGA
- a CDS encoding AAA family ATPase, translating into MKVMQRNDFSEMADLDRKHMQAAGPRSYANLTGRALDLSGAIRPLHKIKPVLKSRYLVKGWLDRGASSVIYGESNVGKTFFALDLALHVAAGEDWHGNRVPTGEKWAGPVIYVACEGGSGINNRIEAMRRDKPKLMERIEDNSDFALLPAPLDLCTSEDASYLIDAIREVVDQMPSLIVVDTLARTMGAGDENTAQDMGMFIKSIDLLREATGAHVMVIHHSGKDASKGARGSGSLRAAVDTEIELTRTDDVVTAEARKQRDMPCDGVFAYRLKGVFLGHDEDGDKVTSAVVEATEAPAKRVRLNGSDKIALQALSDAIAQHGKVMHSDMFPANRQVVSVENWREMCDRHSLSAGDSPSAARTAFGRVRTRLQDREQIRIVDNYVWRVLAEDKASQPSQRVTSDQCDAGQATVTTVTPPYKGCDV; encoded by the coding sequence ATGAAGGTGATGCAGCGAAATGACTTTTCGGAGATGGCCGACCTGGACCGCAAGCACATGCAGGCGGCTGGGCCGCGCTCCTACGCGAATCTGACCGGTCGGGCGCTCGACCTGTCGGGAGCAATCCGCCCGCTGCACAAGATCAAGCCGGTTCTCAAGTCCCGGTATCTGGTCAAAGGCTGGCTCGACCGTGGCGCGTCCAGTGTCATTTATGGCGAGAGCAATGTCGGCAAGACATTCTTTGCACTCGATCTGGCTTTGCACGTTGCCGCGGGCGAGGATTGGCACGGCAACCGCGTCCCGACCGGCGAGAAGTGGGCCGGGCCGGTGATCTATGTCGCGTGCGAAGGTGGCAGCGGCATCAATAACCGCATCGAGGCGATGCGCCGCGACAAGCCCAAACTGATGGAGCGAATTGAGGACAACAGCGACTTTGCCTTGCTGCCCGCGCCGCTTGACCTCTGCACATCCGAGGACGCCAGCTATCTGATTGATGCGATCCGCGAGGTTGTCGACCAGATGCCAAGCCTGATCGTGGTCGACACCTTGGCCCGCACCATGGGCGCAGGCGACGAAAACACCGCCCAGGACATGGGCATGTTCATCAAGAGCATTGACCTGCTGCGCGAGGCGACCGGGGCGCATGTGATGGTGATCCACCACAGCGGCAAGGACGCCAGCAAGGGCGCGCGAGGATCTGGGAGTCTTCGGGCCGCAGTCGATACGGAGATCGAGCTGACCCGCACCGACGACGTGGTGACGGCTGAGGCACGCAAGCAACGTGACATGCCCTGCGACGGCGTGTTCGCCTATCGGCTCAAGGGTGTGTTCCTCGGGCACGACGAGGACGGCGACAAGGTGACTTCTGCCGTGGTGGAGGCGACCGAAGCACCGGCCAAGCGCGTCAGGCTCAACGGCTCCGACAAGATCGCCTTGCAGGCGCTTTCCGATGCGATCGCGCAGCATGGCAAGGTGATGCACAGCGACATGTTCCCTGCCAACCGGCAAGTGGTGTCTGTCGAGAATTGGCGGGAGATGTGCGACCGGCATTCGCTGTCGGCTGGTGACAGTCCTAGCGCAGCACGCACAGCCTTTGGGCGCGTAAGAACACGCCTTCAGGATAGAGAGCAGATCCGGATTGTTGACAACTATGTCTGGCGCGTTTTGGCCGAGGATAAGGCGTCACAACCGTCACAGCGCGTCACAAGTGACCAGTGTGACGCCGGTCAAGCTACCGTCACAACCGTCACACCCCCCTATAAAGGGTGTGACGTGTGA